The genomic interval CAATccctatccttttaaaaaaaacaaacaaatcagttCCCAGCAAAATACTCGTCTAACTCAATAAAAGGTACACAGCACGTGCCTACGACAGACATCCTTGATAACAAAATGTTGAAGACACTCCCTTTAAATCAGGAACGAGGCCAAGatccccccccccgcaccccgccTCCACACCAACCACACTTCTGTTCTACACCGTACGATGAAGAGgggctgcccaaggtcacagaattaATCGCAATTAACCAAGTCAGGAGGACCCACGCTTTCCACTTACCAATCCATTGTTTCACATCATTCTATGTTTGTACTAAAAGTGCTCCTGTGTCCTTCGGTCAGCCTAGAAAGTCCGGGTTTTACACCTTTTCGAAGGTAACAGAAAAGCACAGGTAACGAGCCCACTGTGATTATAGGTCAATGCCCTTGTGCACTAAGACAGCACGAAATCACAGACCTGGGATCTCAAGTATAAAAGCAACTCCAGGTGACCTGGTGCTTCACACAGTCTTACCTCGAAATACCAGCTACAGTCTCTTCCATTCTACCGACGAATTTTTGATGATTCGAATCAGCGTGTAATACAAAGGGAATACAGGAATAATATAATTAACAGCTGACTTAAAATGTATATGCTGTACCTTGCACTCCACAGAAAATgcaaaccttttttctttttctccaaattagACTTGGTTTGTCCcagaaaaattctgaattttactGCCCTCGTGTAGATAAAGCTGTAAGGAAGGGCAAACTCATACCTTTAAATGCTGTCATTATCAACCAAGAAATGACCGACGTCACCGAACACAGAACTGTACtcaaaaaactaagaagaaaCCAAGGAAATACAGACAAGCAGGATAAAAggattaataaagataaaagcagaaacaaattcATGAAATAAGTTAACGTAGAAGTGAAGCTACTGTTTTGAGATACCAAATTATTTCTTGGTGACCCATGTATTTAGTGTAACGTCAATCGAAATGCCGAAGAGACAGGTGAAGGACTGAGGGGGCACTTCAAGAAGGTCACATCTGGAAGGTGGCGCATTTTGCAACAGAGTGATGGAGAGGAACGGATTTCAGACACTAGAAGTTAATGTAAAGCTACAATCACCAACTTAAACTTCAAATGGGCACCTGGCGAGTACCTTCTAATGGAATCACTTCCatactttcaaattttattgaaattttatttagcattttagcTATAAATGTAGAACACtgacaatgatttaaaaagaagaaaaaactaacaCTACCTACCACTCGGATTATCAAACAACCAAGCCAGAACCAAGTTGCAACaaactaatcttttaaaaaaatttttttaatgtgtatttatttttgagagagagagcacaagcaggggagggtcagagagagagggagacacagaatccaaagcggctccaggctctgagctgtcagcacagagcccgatgcagggctcgaacccacgaaccgtgagatcatgacctgagccacaggtgaatgcttaaccaacttaaccAACCCAGGCACCAGGCAGTAGACTAATCTAAAGGCAGATGAAGCAGTGGAGAAAAATCACCCTGTGAGCTCATGGCAcaacttttttcttgtcttttcttttctttttttttttgtgtgtgtttatttattttgagggagagagagagagcttataGGGGTGAAGGAGcaaaaagagtgggagagagaatcccaagcagactctgccttCTCGACTGTGAGATCAggtcttgagctgaaatcaagagtcggacgcttaactgactgagccacccaggcgcctaacAGCTTGTTTCTTAAAACAGTGACGACCCTAAGGTGGGAAGTCAtttcaacctctctctctcaccaccagACCCCTAACATCACAGATCCAGAGCTTGCAGGAAACAGAAACTAGGAAGCCACCTGTCTATGCCTTTCCAGCACTGCTCTGTGAGCAGGCAGGATATTATAGAATTACCAGCAACTTTATCATGTAACAAAGTTGCAGACTGAcgaaaggattatttttaaaaatgaaacagggatCATTTGTTCGATTGTGGGCTGGGTAAGATCTTCCCCAgtgaagaaggggaggaaaaaagaggcaACGAAGACCAGATCTGAATGACCCAGCAACTGGATACCAAGCATTGGCAAGGGTTCAGGGAAACAGGCACTCCCGTGGATCAGCTGGTGGGAACACTTCTGGGGGGAAAACTGGCTGAATGTATCGAGTGTCCTTAAAATGGTCACATtcagggcgcgtgggtggctcagtcggttaagcgtccgtcgtcggctcaggtcatgatctcgcggtccatgagtttgagccccgcctcggactctgtgctgacagctcagagcctggaacctgcttccgattctgtgtctccctctctctctgaccctcccccgttcatgctctgtctctgtctcaaaaataaataaacattaaaaaaaataatacaggaaaaaaaaggtcacattctgacACATCAAGTcagtgtttaggaatttttcctaaggaaataaccagacagatattaaaaaaaaaaaaaaaatgtatttacaataTCAAAAGACCGGAAGAGAACATAACACGCTCAATGAACAGGTGACCGGTACAGAACGTATGAGATCTTTATATACTAGAATACGGCCTGGCCTTAATATCACGTTTCAAAGAATAATGAGAAGAATATACtcacaaaatattaaattacatggggcacgtgggtggctcaatcagttaagtgtccaattcttgatttcggctcaggtcatgatctcatggtttgtgagttcgagccctgcactgggctctgtgctgacagcatggagcctacttgggattctgtctccctctctctctgcccctcctctgcttgctctctatccccctcaaaaaaataaataaaaataaacctaaaaattttaaactaaaagagTATGTAAAGGATGAgtctataaaaatttttttttttaatttgtgggacacacacacacacacacacacacacatctgaaagaaaaccccaaaacagtGGTTATATTATTACTGGGGAGGGAAATTAGGGATGATTTTAATCTCCTGTTACTAGCAGCCCAGAGCATGTTAACTGATAAACCTGGATAACCGTCTCTCATTCTGAGCCAATAAGATTCAGCTTACTTGCCACCTCTTTCAGGAAGCCCTCCAGCACTACTTTCCTTTCTCCCACATCATTCTAGGTGTTCCTCCTTGGAACTGAACTCTGAGCTGTCCTCTAGGATACTCTTTATCCCTGCATCGCACTCACTGATCTGATTCACCATCTCCCTGCTACACTTTGAACCTATAGTCAGAAGTGGGGGGTGTCTCATTTTTGCGTCCCCAGTCTGTCCGGAATGGAACACATCTTCAAGCTAGAAAGCCGGATTCATGAACGAAACCGGCTGAGCCAAGGAGTCTCTATGCTCTGTGAATCTCAAGGTCGAGGGGAACAACGCTAAGAAGGATGAGCAAATACCGGGAAAGGACTGTGTCCTTACCTTGGCCAGCAGGCTTGAAACATGTTTAATTTCACCATGGGCCTTTAGCAATTCTTGCCTGAGCTCGGTGCAAGAGAGCTCCAGCTGATCCTTCTCAGCTCGAGCGACTCTCAACATCTCTTGAACTTCACGCGCCTCTGCCGTCTGCCCCACGGGACTGGTGTCCGTCGCTTTCTGCTGCTCACTCTCCAAATGCGCCTTCAAAGACCCATTTTCAATCTGCAGCCCTTCCAAGGTCGCCTTGCACTCCTCCAGAGTTTTGGCCATCACACCGTTATTACACCGCTCCCGTTCCAGAACCCCGGTCAGCTTTTCGTTTTCTTCCTTGAGGTGTTTAATCGCTTCCAAAGCTCCTTggttctcctcctccaccttccgGAGGCTACAGGTCAGCTGCTGCTGGATGTTAAGCAGCTTCTCCCTTTCAAAGCGGCCCTGGTCAAGAATTTCTGCGCACTTCTGCTCCAGCTCCAGGATTTTGCCTTCTTGAACGGCGGCGGGCTCCTCGCTCTTTGCGCGCTCTTGCAGGAGGTTTATCAGCTTCTCGTTCTCCTGACTTAGCTGCGCGGCCCTCTCTCGGTGCTGGTGGAAAGAACTCTCCAGGATCGTCTTCTCGTCCAGCAGTTTCTCGTTTTCGGCCGTCAGCTCCTGAACCATCTGCTGCTGGTCCGACAACTCCTGCAGAGTAGCCTGCAGCTCCTCGGCCGTGCTGTGCTGGTTTTCCTCCATCTTCTGTATCTTCTCCGCGAGGGAGGCCAGGGACAGCTCGCTCACGTTGTTGGGGGAGCTGCCTGTCGTGGAGCACTTGGAGCTCTTAAAGGGGTTGCTGCTGGAGGACAGGGGCCTGGAGGGCGTGTCGGCCGTGATGTGCTCGAAATCCGAGGCATCTGGGGACAAAGAAGCTTTGGTGACGTCGCTGCTTGAAGAGCCTGATGTCCTTAACGCGTTCTCGTGTATGGGGTGCCGATAGGCATCGAGCTCGCCCGACAGCTGATTTCCGGGTGGGCTTCCGAAGCTGGACTCCTGAGTTACGGACGTTGGGCAGCTGCTCTCCCCCGTGTGACTAGCACCCCCCTCCGAATTTGGGGAATGCTCCAGATGAGTCAGTTTCTCCCTTAAGGCCCGGTTTTCCTCCTCCAGATCTGCAAGCTCCTTCTGAAAATTCTTGTTCTTCTCCTCAAGAGCTCTTAGCAAGGGTTCCGAGTCGCCTGGGGAGACGGGCGCTCCATCTGCATTTGCGTCGGAAGGCTCGGTTCCTTCAGCGCTCGGAGTCCTTTTCTCCTTACATTTCTTCAGCTCGCTTCGAAGCCTGTTAATTTCGCTGTCTTTCGCTTTGGCTTCTGCCAGGAGTTCCCGAACCTGGGACTCGAGCACGGCCTTTTCCCCGCCTTCATTCTCTGGCTTGGGTCTTGCGGAGGTGGTCCGCAGGTGCTTCGTAGGGGTGGGTGTGCTGGAAGACGTGGGGCTGGACACCGACTTCCTGGGGTTGGAGGGACCGCGTGGCACGGTTCTCTCCCTGGAGACGGTTACCGAATGTTCTCGAGGAGCTGGGATGCCTGTCCGTTTGGCTGTTGTCACAGCCCCTAAGGACAGAAGAAGTAGAAACCAATGAAACAACGCAAGCACTTTTATAAATGAAACCCAAGTGACTTCCACTCACGTCGGACACGGAACGGGATGGCTGCTGCCCTTCATTCATTTccgccccacccacccacccgcgCCTCTAGAAACCTACCTGGAGCTGACTGGGGTTTCTGTacctcctcccacagcccctaGACTTTGGGGGGAAACTGACTCCAAGCCTGAACTCCTCCACTTAATCTCATCCCAGCCACAGTTGCTGGTTCAAGGCCTGGACACACCCCTCAACTGAGGTCGACAGGACACCAGGAGGGGGTCTTCTGGGTGAGTTTCTAAAACATTACTGCACATGAGGAAGGGAGCACAGAAGTCTGGGAATGGCTGCAACCTGTTGTCATCATGAGAGGAAGGTGAGAAcagagtagaaagaaggaaagcaaattcTTAGTAGCTCGGTGGAATTGCTGCTCAATCAGCCCTGGAGCTTAGCCTGTAGCTAAGCTGGCCTTCCAGTTACACAAGCCAATAAATGTCCTTCACACAAGTCATCTTGAATTGGGTTTTCTGTAACCTGCAGCCTAATGCATCTAAACTGTAACCCCGGCAACTAAACAACAGCCTTTTGACAAAATGCAAGGTCACAGTGCATTTCTTGATAAAcgtttttttcttgatatttttaaatctttatttattttttagagagtgcgatctttatttttgagagagtgcgcgagcaggggaggaacagagggagagggagatacagaatctgaagcaggctctgggatccgagctgtcagcacagagcccgatgcggggctcgaacttacaaattgtgagatcgtgacctgagccgaagtcagacacttaaccgactgggccacccaggcgccccatgacagagacagagaatctcaagcgggctccacactcagcgtggagcctgacgcggggctcgaactcacaaaccgcaagttcatgacctgggcctaactgggatgcttaaccaactgagccaccccgggtgCCCCttgataaacattttatttaaaaagttcatcAACATCTTGTGAATGAGTACAAATTTGCTTAAGAAATCACAAGACACGAGTAACACCAAGGGAAGACTAACCTAGTCCAATGACCTACTGCTTTTAACACAAGTGGAAACAGTGTGCTTATTTGTATtcagagaaataagaacaaatggGATAAGGACGCATTACATGTAGCTATGGTACGGTTTTAAATGCTAAAGGGATTTACATAATATGGAAATGATACAAAATTTAGAGTATTTATAACGGGAAATGTAAGGGAAGgaactattttctgttttcatctatACTACATTGTAgaccatgttaaaaaaaaattctaggagtGCGAACCCAGACATTGATTTCCTATATGGCTCTACAAATGAGACCCACCTCAGAGGTTAAAGGGTAAGCGAAAATTCTGGACCTATTTTCCAAACCCAAAGACCGTTTGATGAATCAAGGCTGACTGCGGTAACTTCCCCAACTCTGTGCCTCGGGTTGAAGGTCCCCAGTGACAAAGGACCCTAGAAGGTGTCACCAATCCCTAGGCCTCCACAAGGTAGGAAGCAGTGGAGGgtatgccccccgccccccagaatGGCAGCAGCTCCAATCGACCAAGACAGAAGCAGAACCCGATGTGGCACGGTTCTGAGCTCTGAGCCCAGTGCCAAGGGCCGCTTCTAAGGAAGACCTGAAGGTATGAACATGCTGAAATTGGGGGTGATGATGTGAAGGCCAATGGCATTCGGTGCTGTGTCTAACAGCtaagtgctttttaaaacctTGACACAATAAAGCTTAAGTTGTCATACTAATATACAGAAAAACTAGATggtctttcttaagtttatttatttatgtatttggagagagagagacagagagagagagagagaatgaacgcaagcaggggaggggcagagagagagggagagagagaatcccaagcaggctctgtgctgacagtaggggaggggggggtgtggggcctgaactcatgaaccatgagatcatgacctgggccaaaatgaagagtccaaTGTTTAatgaactgagctacccaggtacccccaaactatgggtttgtttgttttttaattaactttttcaAATTAGAAGTTACTGGAAAGCTGAGAGTACTACAACACACAGTTTAATGCCTTCAGGCATCTTCCTTGCATCATACTTAATGAAGAAAATACTCAACGAAGCCAAGATTTATTTAATTGTTCTCGTAAAATGAAGATTGAAATCACCAAGCCATAAACCGTGTTAGTAACGCTGGTTCTCTAGAATGAAGTAATCCTGGAAAGGGCCCTGATGAAAACGGAAGATAACTCAAGTTCAAGGCAGATGGGAGAGCCCAGCTCTTGTTATCACACAGCCACTGGCCATTCCCGACACGGCCACTGAAATGAAGGCTCCTTTTCAACCATCCGTCCGTCGGGTTTGAGGATGGGCAGGACTCAAACAGAGCAGCAGATCAACTCTGTCATCCTTTCCGGCTGAAGTGAGCTCCTCCCTTCTGCCAAATCTTAGCTTGCCCTCCGCATAGGTGTTACTACTCGCACCTTACCTAGACTACTAGGAATTTTTTTACATCAGTGTACGTTTGTGAAATATACCCACTTGTGTATTATGAGATACACAATCCAGTTGTGTTTGTTACGACAtctgttttcgtttttgtttctgttctttccattctGACACTTGATCAGCACTGCACTCTACATCCGGGAACCCTGACATAGAGCATACCACTGGATACATACACCACGGCAAGGGAGACCGCAGAGGCAGTGAGAAGCCCAGGGTTGACAGAATAAGGACGGCCTAGCCGTCACTCTTGACTTCTCTGGTCTTTTCCCCATCCTCCCATCAGACCGCCACTTATTCCTACTGAGGCTGGCTGTCTAACGGCATGAAGTTAAATTAAAAGCAAGCCCCACCTCATAATTGGGAAGACTAATATGATTTTCTAAAAAACATGCTtgctgggcccctgggtggctcagtcgttagccatctgactttggctcaggtcatgatctcacggtttgcgagttcgagtaCCATATCTGGTGAGCTTGAGCCTCGCTTCGGgtaagccccacttctctctctctctctgcctcccgtgggattctctctctccccccccaaccctcactcacttgcaccccctctctcaaaaagaaaaaatgtttggatccgcctggatggctcagtcagttaaatgtccaactcttgattttggctcaggtcgtgatatcgagccctgtgtggggctccatgctgagtgttaagcttgcttgggattctctctctccctctctctctgccccaaccttgctcacatgcgctctctctctctctctctctctctctctctcaaaataaacttaaaaaaatgatatgttatactaaaaaaaaaattttttttaaattttatatatttgagagagagagaacatgcacacacaagcggggaaggggcagagaggagagacagaatcccaagcaggatccacaccatcagcacggaacccgatgtggggctcaaactcacgaaccgtgagatcatgacccaagccgagatcaagagttagatgcttaaacgactgtgccacccaggtgctccctgatgtgttatatttttaaagtgccaaatgaaaaattataatgtgACAGATCACAGGTGCATC from Panthera leo isolate Ple1 chromosome E1, P.leo_Ple1_pat1.1, whole genome shotgun sequence carries:
- the SPECC1 gene encoding cytospin-B isoform X12 gives rise to the protein MRSAAKAWSPVIKAGSHGADRARPLPAASSGMKSSKSSTSLAFESRLSKLKRASSEDMLNKPGSTAASGVVRLKKTSTAGAISELAESRLRSNPGAVTTAKRTGIPAPREHSVTVSRERTVPRGPSNPRKSVSSPTSSSTPTPTKHLRTTSARPKPENEGGEKAVLESQVRELLAEAKAKDSEINRLRSELKKCKEKRTPSAEGTEPSDANADGAPVSPGDSEPLLRALEEKNKNFQKELADLEEENRALREKLTHLEHSPNSEGGASHTGESSCPTSVTQESSFGSPPGNQLSGELDAYRHPIHENALRTSGSSSSDVTKASLSPDASDFEHITADTPSRPLSSSSNPFKSSKCSTTGSSPNNVSELSLASLAEKIQKMEENQHSTAEELQATLQELSDQQQMVQELTAENEKLLDEKTILESSFHQHRERAAQLSQENEKLINLLQERAKSEEPAAVQEGKILELEQKCAEILDQGRFEREKLLNIQQQLTCSLRKVEEENQGALEAIKHLKEENEKLTGVLERERCNNGVMAKTLEECKATLEGLQIENGSLKAHLESEQQKATDTSPVGQTAEAREVQEMLRVARAEKDQLELSCTELRQELLKAHGEIKHVSSLLAKVEKDYSYLKEICDRQAEQLSRTSLKLQEKASESDAEIKDMKETIFELEDQVEQHRAVKLHNNQLISELESNVMKLEEQKSDLERQLKTLTKQIKEETEEWRRFQADLQTAVVVANDIKCETQQELRAVKRRLLEEEEKNARLQKELGDMQGHGSSVVSVS
- the SPECC1 gene encoding cytospin-B isoform X9: MRSAAKAWSPVIKAGSHGADRARPLPAASSGMKSSKSSTSLAFESRLSKLKRASSEDMLNKPGSTAASGVVRLKKTSTAGAISELAESRLRSNPGAVTTAKRTGIPAPREHSVTVSRERTVPRGPSNPRKSVSSPTSSSTPTPTKHLRTTSARPKPENEGGEKAVLESQVRELLAEAKAKDSEINRLRSELKKCKEKRTPSAEGTEPSDANADGAPVSPGDSEPLLRALEEKNKNFQKELADLEEENRALREKLTHLEHSPNSEGGASHTGESSCPTSVTQESSFGSPPGNQLSGELDAYRHPIHENALRTSGSSSSDVTKASLSPDASDFEHITADTPSRPLSSSSNPFKSSKCSTTGSSPNNVSELSLASLAEKIQKMEENQHSTAEELQATLQELSDQQQMVQELTAENEKLLDEKTILESSFHQHRERAAQLSQENEKLINLLQERAKSEEPAAVQEGKILELEQKCAEILDQGRFEREKLLNIQQQLTCSLRKVEEENQGALEAIKHLKEENEKLTGVLERERCNNGVMAKTLEECKATLEGLQIENGSLKAHLESEQQKATDTSPVGQTAEAREVQEMLRVARAEKDQLELSCTELRQELLKAHGEIKHVSSLLAKVEKDYSYLKEICDRQAEQLSRTSLKLQEKASESDAEIKDMKETIFELEDQVEQHRAVKLHNNQLISELESNVMKLEEQKSDLERQLKTLTKQIKEETEEWRRFQADLQTAVVVANDIKCETQQELRAVKRRLLEEEEKNARLQKELGDMQGHGRPVNEESEPPEVDAPSRWHGVYVNRTSPTPSESATTVKSLIKSFDLGRPGGTGQNISVHKTPRSPLSGIPVRTTPAAAVSPMQRHSTYSSVRPASKGVTQHLDLPELPLSVENPKCFV
- the SPECC1 gene encoding cytospin-B isoform X5, translated to MRSAAKAWSPVIKAGSHGADRARPLPAASSGMKSSKSSTSLAFESRLSKLKRASSEDMLNKPGSTAASGVVRLKKTSTAGAISELAESRLRSNPGAVTTAKRTGIPAPREHSVTVSRERTVPRGPSNPRKSVSSPTSSSTPTPTKHLRTTSARPKPENEGGEKAVLESQVRELLAEAKAKDSEINRLRSELKKCKEKRTPSAEGTEPSDANADGAPVSPGDSEPLLRALEEKNKNFQKELADLEEENRALREKLTHLEHSPNSEGGASHTGESSCPTSVTQESSFGSPPGNQLSGELDAYRHPIHENALRTSGSSSSDVTKASLSPDASDFEHITADTPSRPLSSSSNPFKSSKCSTTGSSPNNVSELSLASLAEKIQKMEENQHSTAEELQATLQELSDQQQMVQELTAENEKLLDEKTILESSFHQHRERAAQLSQENEKLINLLQERAKSEEPAAVQEGKILELEQKCAEILDQGRFEREKLLNIQQQLTCSLRKVEEENQGALEAIKHLKEENEKLTGVLERERCNNGVMAKTLEECKATLEGLQIENGSLKAHLESEQQKATDTSPVGQTAEAREVQEMLRVARAEKDQLELSCTELRQELLKAHGEIKHVSSLLAKVEKDYSYLKEICDRQAEQLSRTSLKLQEKASESDAEIKDMKETIFELEDQVEQHRAVKLHNNQLISELESNVMKLEEQKSDLERQLKTLTKQIKEETEEWRRFQADLQTAVVVANDIKCETQQELRAVKRRLLEEEEKNARLQKELGDMQGHGRPVNEESEPPEVDAPSRWHGVYVNRTSPTPSESATTVKSLIKSFDLGRPGGTGQNISVHKTPRSPLSGIPVRTTPAAAVSPMQRHSTYSSVRPASKGVTQHLDLPELPLSDLLKGRGEDLKPDPYLRKSPSLESLSRPPSLGFGNTRLLSASTGGLKPQSKLSVERRDPLAALAREYGGSKRNALLKWCQKKTEGYAEFLLKHHKDSVHHQWV
- the SPECC1 gene encoding cytospin-B isoform X11, with protein sequence MRSAAKAWSPVIKAGSHGADRARPLPAASSGMKSSKSSTSLAFESRLSKLKRASSEDMLNKPGSTAASGVVRLKKTSTAGAISELAESRLRSNPGAVTTAKRTGIPAPREHSVTVSRERTVPRGPSNPRKSVSSPTSSSTPTPTKHLRTTSARPKPENEGGEKAVLESQVRELLAEAKAKDSEINRLRSELKKCKEKRTPSAEGTEPSDANADGAPVSPGDSEPLLRALEEKNKNFQKELADLEEENRALREKLTHLEHSPNSEGGASHTGESSCPTSVTQESSFGSPPGNQLSGELDAYRHPIHENALRTSGSSSSDVTKASLSPDASDFEHITADTPSRPLSSSSNPFKSSKCSTTGSSPNNVSELSLASLAEKIQKMEENQHSTAEELQATLQELSDQQQMVQELTAENEKLLDEKTILESSFHQHRERAAQLSQENEKLINLLQERAKSEEPAAVQEGKILELEQKCAEILDQGRFEREKLLNIQQQLTCSLRKVEEENQGALEAIKHLKEENEKLTGVLERERCNNGVMAKTLEECKATLEGLQIENGSLKAHLESEQQKATDTSPVGQTAEAREVQEMLRVARAEKDQLELSCTELRQELLKAHGEIKHVSSLLAKVEKDYSYLKEICDRQAEQLSRTSLKLQEKASESDAEIKDMKETIFELEDQVEQHRAVKLHNNQLISELESNVMKLEEQKSDLERQLKTLTKQIKEETEEWRRFQADLQTAVVVANDIKCETQQELRAVKRRLLEEEEKNARLQKELGDMQGHGRLVTTEPRVSPWSLSASRAFAGRKTAQPLP